A single genomic interval of Koleobacter methoxysyntrophicus harbors:
- a CDS encoding cysteine desulfurase family protein produces MSKEIYFDNSATTKVRKEVIDVILSTFNENYGNPSSLHKKGIQAEKAVEISREIIANALKCNSSEIFFTSGGTEANNLAIKGAAYRYKRRGKHLITSNIEHPSVINTFKYLENEGFDVSYIDVNKDGIVIIDELKKEITPETILVSIMMVNNEIGSIQPVEEISRIISSQSQNKIIFHVDAVQGFGKIPIDVGNMGIDLLTISGHKFHGPKGIGALYIRSGIELIPLIAGGEQERGLRSGTENVPGIVGLGKAAELAVTGLKEFKSKVSELKEHLSRRIIEEIPGVRINGPICDDPHSAPHIINISFKGIKGEILVHAMEQYGIYLSTGSACSSRKSHSSHVLKAIGCEDEELEGAIRFSFSAFNTVDEVDYCVEKLKEEVKELRSIIRR; encoded by the coding sequence TTGAGCAAGGAAATATATTTTGATAATAGTGCTACCACCAAAGTTAGAAAAGAAGTTATTGATGTTATATTAAGTACTTTCAATGAGAATTACGGCAATCCTTCTTCCCTACATAAGAAAGGTATTCAGGCCGAAAAAGCTGTTGAGATTTCCAGAGAAATCATCGCAAATGCTTTAAAATGCAACAGCAGTGAAATTTTTTTTACATCCGGCGGAACGGAGGCAAACAACCTTGCAATAAAAGGAGCAGCTTACCGCTATAAAAGAAGAGGAAAACATTTGATTACCAGCAACATAGAACATCCTTCAGTGATAAATACCTTTAAGTATCTAGAGAACGAAGGCTTTGATGTATCATATATAGATGTAAACAAAGATGGGATAGTGATAATTGATGAGCTTAAAAAGGAAATCACTCCAGAAACCATATTAGTTAGCATAATGATGGTAAACAATGAAATAGGTTCTATCCAGCCAGTAGAGGAAATTTCTAGAATTATATCTTCACAAAGCCAGAACAAAATCATCTTCCATGTAGATGCGGTGCAGGGTTTTGGTAAAATCCCAATTGATGTTGGAAATATGGGCATTGACCTGCTGACCATTAGCGGTCATAAATTCCACGGACCGAAAGGTATAGGGGCATTATATATAAGAAGCGGCATAGAGCTAATACCCTTAATTGCAGGTGGAGAACAGGAACGGGGCCTGCGTTCCGGGACGGAAAACGTCCCGGGAATTGTCGGATTGGGTAAAGCGGCAGAATTGGCCGTCACGGGTTTAAAGGAATTTAAAAGCAAGGTGTCCGAATTAAAGGAACATCTGAGCAGAAGAATAATAGAAGAGATCCCCGGTGTACGTATTAATGGCCCCATATGTGACGACCCCCATAGTGCTCCTCATATAATAAATATATCTTTTAAGGGAATCAAGGGGGAAATCCTTGTGCATGCAATGGAGCAATATGGGATTTATCTCTCGACAGGTTCGGCGTGTTCATCCCGAAAGTCCCATTCCAGCCATGTATTAAAAGCAATAGGTTGTGAAGATGAAGAACTTGAAGGAGCTATTAGATTCAGTTTTTCTGCTTTTAACACTGTGGATGAGGTAGATTATTGCGTAGAAAAACTGAAAGAGGAAGTAAAAGAACTTAGAAGCATTATTCGGAGGTAA
- the thiI gene encoding tRNA uracil 4-sulfurtransferase ThiI has product MERVYLISYSEIGLKGENRPFFERTLVSNIRRALKDIPGLEIERFHGRIYVKAEGDLKEIRDRLVKIFGIASISPALRTHPDLDEIKRGALILLQEHKEYNGKTFKVETRRPNKSFPLTSPEVSKVVGAHILKSLNGLKVDVRDPDILVNIEIREKAYIYWEKIPGLRGLPVGVSGKALLLLSGGIDSPVAGWMTMKRGVKIQAIYFHTFPFTSDRAKEKVVDLCRVLSIYNSPIILHVVNFTEVLKVLQKETPSEFLTILMRRMMLRIAERVALKENALGLVTGESIGQVASQTMESLAATNKVADIPIIRPLIAFDKDEIIEKARRIGTYEISIRPYEDCCTVFVPRHPKTRPSLKDVEAAERDLDVDNLVEEGLKRVDVIIVS; this is encoded by the coding sequence ATGGAAAGGGTATATCTGATAAGTTACAGTGAAATAGGGTTGAAGGGCGAAAACAGGCCATTTTTTGAAAGAACATTGGTTAGTAATATAAGACGGGCATTAAAGGATATCCCCGGTCTTGAAATCGAAAGGTTTCATGGACGGATTTATGTTAAGGCAGAAGGGGATTTAAAGGAAATAAGGGATAGGCTTGTAAAAATCTTTGGGATTGCTTCTATCAGCCCCGCTTTAAGAACACATCCAGACCTTGATGAAATAAAAAGGGGTGCCTTAATACTTTTACAAGAGCACAAAGAGTACAACGGAAAAACCTTCAAAGTTGAAACAAGAAGACCCAATAAGTCTTTCCCTTTAACCTCTCCTGAGGTAAGTAAAGTTGTTGGGGCTCATATATTAAAGAGCTTAAATGGGCTTAAAGTTGATGTACGAGATCCCGATATTCTGGTAAACATCGAAATAAGAGAAAAGGCTTATATATACTGGGAGAAGATTCCCGGGTTAAGGGGTTTGCCCGTAGGTGTGAGCGGGAAGGCCTTACTTCTCCTTTCAGGGGGGATAGACAGCCCCGTAGCCGGCTGGATGACTATGAAGAGGGGAGTGAAGATTCAGGCAATATATTTCCATACTTTCCCTTTTACCAGTGATAGGGCAAAAGAAAAGGTGGTAGACCTTTGCCGGGTCCTTTCGATTTATAACAGCCCTATAATATTGCATGTAGTAAATTTTACAGAAGTGCTTAAAGTATTGCAAAAAGAGACTCCGTCCGAATTTTTGACTATTTTAATGAGGCGCATGATGTTAAGGATAGCAGAGAGAGTAGCATTAAAGGAAAATGCTTTAGGGCTTGTAACAGGGGAAAGTATCGGTCAAGTAGCAAGTCAAACTATGGAAAGTTTAGCTGCTACAAACAAGGTGGCAGATATACCTATTATTAGACCGCTTATTGCCTTTGATAAAGATGAAATTATCGAGAAGGCACGCAGGATAGGGACATATGAGATATCTATCAGGCCCTATGAAGATTGCTGTACGGTGTTTGTGCCGCGACATCCCAAAACCAGGCCGAGCTTGAAAGACGTTGAGGCAGCAGAAAGGGATTTGGATGTTGATAACCTCGTTGAAGAGGGCCTGAAAAGGGTCGATGTTATTATAGTCAGTTAG
- a CDS encoding ZIP family metal transporter: MNTPAKVFIYSFISGTAIIIGGFLGTKKIPDKVLAFILTFGSGVILAVLSFTLMHEAYNHSGPIITSIAFILGGLFFYELEILLEKKFTEGIGITLGTAMDDLPEALSMGIGFASKENLGIILALSIFLHNIPEGLSSTSDLIDSSNFSRKKALLLSILLGLLTPFWALVGYYFLRNIPEMWLGIIMAFSGGAVLFMTGTDMIPKAHRIGNRAVNIGILFGFLIAFLLTKVFGLN, from the coding sequence ATGAACACCCCCGCTAAAGTTTTTATTTACAGCTTCATTTCAGGAACAGCTATTATAATCGGTGGTTTCCTGGGAACAAAAAAAATTCCTGATAAGGTATTGGCTTTTATTCTTACCTTCGGTTCAGGAGTAATCCTTGCCGTGCTTTCCTTTACTCTGATGCATGAAGCATATAATCATTCCGGCCCTATCATCACATCCATTGCTTTTATTTTAGGTGGTCTATTTTTCTATGAATTAGAAATATTATTAGAAAAAAAATTCACAGAAGGCATAGGCATAACCCTCGGGACGGCCATGGATGACCTCCCTGAAGCCCTCAGTATGGGGATAGGCTTTGCATCAAAGGAAAATTTAGGAATAATCCTTGCTTTATCCATTTTTCTTCATAATATACCTGAAGGGCTATCATCTACCAGCGATTTGATAGACAGCAGCAATTTCTCTAGAAAAAAGGCTTTATTGTTATCAATATTATTAGGTCTCCTTACTCCCTTTTGGGCCCTTGTGGGGTACTATTTTTTAAGGAATATACCGGAAATGTGGCTAGGTATTATTATGGCTTTCTCCGGAGGAGCTGTCCTGTTTATGACAGGGACGGATATGATTCCAAAGGCCCATCGAATAGGAAATAGGGCAGTGAATATCGGCATTTTGTTTGGCTTCTTGATAGCATTTTTATTAACAAAGGTATTTGGCCTAAATTAA
- a CDS encoding transglycosylase domain-containing protein — MRALLKLISTALLITILFFIFIIFFVKFPEAQVPTASNIYDVNGKLIERLYIENRVPVPINQIPIHLQNAFIAVEDSRFYKHFGIDPIAILRAFYINLQKGRIVEGGSTITQQLVKNLYLSHERTFKRKLYEALLTLKLELIYDKKKILEMYLNNIYFGHGAYGVEAASEKYFGKPVRDLNIAESALLAGLPKSPEYYSPLKNFQASKERQELVINLMVKMGYISEEQGEEAKNTPIHLTGTTSNKKKAPYFVQFVINEIAKIQPEIAKNLYKGGYNVYTTLDLVLQNYAEESISNILTRKLPDINGVNQPQAALVAINPHNGYILSMVGGRDYNNTQYNRALARRQPGSAFKPFLYLTLLEKGFKTIDKMMCEPVEFPMEQGKKYRPTDYDGGYHYRPISLREALVISDNVVSVRWMNLVGPGSVIASARKMGIKSPLAPNLSLALGSSEVTPLEICAAYAPFANGGFRVKPLAILRLEDVKGNIIINNSPVKEKVLDEKIGYLITDILKDVFKSGGTGSHLDIKYPAAGKTGTSQGNKDAWFVGYTPDLVASVYVGNDNPEYPLWSTGGWIAGPIWADFINKSSERLNSKDFNIPEGVIYREICSKTALIPNDTCPTKTEIFIKGTEPLKKCNTNHLISEDKDNEGENDLGENFEKREEEGSKNGLPFFEELEELIDGVEKLIEPGEQD, encoded by the coding sequence GTGAGGGCGTTATTAAAACTAATTTCTACTGCTTTGTTGATAACCATTCTGTTTTTTATATTTATAATTTTTTTTGTAAAATTCCCTGAGGCTCAGGTACCTACTGCCTCCAATATATATGACGTAAATGGAAAGCTAATTGAAAGACTCTATATTGAAAATCGAGTCCCGGTTCCAATAAATCAAATACCCATTCATCTGCAAAATGCCTTTATTGCCGTTGAAGACAGCAGGTTCTATAAACATTTCGGCATTGATCCGATAGCTATTTTAAGGGCATTCTATATAAATCTGCAAAAAGGCCGGATAGTTGAAGGTGGAAGCACTATAACTCAACAGCTCGTAAAAAATCTGTATTTATCCCATGAACGTACTTTTAAGAGGAAGCTGTATGAGGCACTCCTAACATTAAAACTGGAATTGATATATGATAAAAAAAAGATACTTGAAATGTATTTAAACAACATATATTTTGGTCACGGTGCATACGGTGTAGAAGCCGCTTCGGAAAAATACTTCGGGAAGCCAGTAAGAGATTTGAATATTGCCGAAAGTGCTCTTCTGGCAGGGCTGCCGAAAAGCCCCGAATATTATTCACCTCTTAAAAATTTTCAGGCTTCAAAAGAAAGGCAGGAGCTGGTAATAAACTTAATGGTTAAGATGGGATATATTTCAGAAGAGCAGGGAGAAGAAGCGAAAAATACCCCTATCCACCTTACAGGAACAACCAGCAATAAAAAAAAAGCCCCTTACTTCGTTCAATTTGTAATTAATGAAATAGCCAAAATTCAACCGGAAATAGCAAAAAATCTATATAAAGGGGGCTACAATGTGTACACAACCCTAGATTTGGTTTTACAGAATTATGCTGAAGAATCCATTTCCAATATATTAACCCGTAAACTCCCGGATATTAATGGAGTAAATCAACCTCAAGCTGCTTTAGTTGCCATCAATCCCCATAACGGCTATATCTTATCAATGGTTGGAGGAAGGGATTATAATAATACCCAGTACAATAGAGCCTTGGCCAGGCGCCAACCGGGCTCTGCCTTTAAACCATTTTTATATCTCACCCTGTTAGAAAAAGGATTTAAAACCATTGATAAAATGATGTGTGAACCTGTAGAATTCCCAATGGAACAGGGAAAAAAATACAGGCCGACTGATTATGACGGCGGTTACCATTATCGCCCTATCTCTTTAAGAGAAGCCCTGGTTATTTCCGATAATGTAGTGTCTGTCCGCTGGATGAATCTGGTCGGACCGGGTTCTGTAATAGCTTCGGCCAGAAAGATGGGAATAAAGAGCCCTCTCGCTCCAAATCTATCTTTAGCCCTGGGGTCTTCCGAAGTTACACCTCTTGAAATATGTGCCGCATATGCACCTTTTGCGAATGGCGGTTTCCGCGTTAAACCCCTTGCCATTCTTCGTCTTGAAGATGTTAAGGGGAATATAATTATAAATAACAGCCCTGTAAAAGAAAAGGTACTGGATGAAAAAATCGGGTATTTAATAACAGATATTTTAAAGGACGTTTTTAAATCCGGCGGAACCGGAAGCCATTTAGATATCAAATATCCGGCAGCCGGAAAAACTGGAACAAGCCAGGGAAATAAAGATGCCTGGTTTGTAGGTTATACCCCTGATCTGGTTGCAAGTGTTTATGTTGGAAACGATAATCCTGAATACCCCCTCTGGAGTACAGGAGGTTGGATAGCAGGCCCAATATGGGCTGATTTTATTAATAAGAGTTCTGAAAGGCTTAACTCTAAAGATTTTAATATCCCTGAAGGAGTAATTTACAGAGAGATTTGTTCAAAAACTGCCCTTATCCCCAATGATACCTGCCCGACCAAGACAGAAATATTCATCAAAGGAACTGAACCGCTGAAAAAATGCAATACAAATCATCTAATATCAGAAGATAAAGATAATGAAGGGGAAAATGACTTAGGCGAAAATTTTGAAAAACGAGAGGAGGAAGGCTCTAAAAACGGTTTGCCCTTTTTTGAAGAATTAGAAGAATTAATTGATGGCGTAGAGAAACTAATTGAACCCGGTGAACAGGACTAA
- a CDS encoding transcription repressor NadR, whose protein sequence is MNSAKRRCEIMEYLKKQNTPITGSELAEKMGVSRQVIVTDIALLRAKGEEILATPQGYVLVSSIAEMDYKATIVCKHTKDQIREELSTILELGGKIIDVTVEHPLYGELKGMLMINSFKDLEEFITRMEKTNAKPLSALTEGVHLHTIKAPQEDILKEIKHALTVQGFLIKE, encoded by the coding sequence ATGAATTCCGCAAAAAGAAGATGTGAAATCATGGAATATCTGAAAAAACAGAATACACCAATTACCGGAAGCGAACTTGCTGAAAAAATGGGTGTAAGCAGACAGGTAATCGTTACTGATATAGCGTTGTTGAGGGCGAAAGGGGAAGAAATACTGGCCACACCTCAAGGCTACGTTCTTGTCAGTTCAATAGCAGAGATGGATTATAAAGCTACCATAGTTTGCAAACATACAAAAGATCAAATAAGAGAAGAGTTAAGCACAATTCTTGAACTGGGAGGGAAGATAATCGATGTAACGGTAGAACACCCGCTATACGGAGAACTAAAGGGAATGCTTATGATTAATTCCTTCAAAGACCTCGAAGAGTTTATAACCCGTATGGAGAAAACTAATGCAAAACCTTTATCCGCTTTAACCGAAGGGGTCCACCTTCATACTATCAAAGCGCCTCAAGAAGATATATTGAAGGAAATAAAACATGCCCTTACCGTTCAGGGATTTCTTATTAAAGAATGA
- the nadA gene encoding quinolinate synthase NadA produces MERISDLKEEITLLKKKANAVILAHNYQTGAIQDIADFVGDSLELSRIASGVSADIIIFCGVYFMAETAAILSPEKKVILPEISAGCPLADMITVGELRSKKQKYPGAKVVCYVNSPAVIKAESDICCTSANAVEVVNSLKEEEVIFIPDRNLAHYVSKHTDKKIIPPNGYCPVHNDISKEDVKIMKEKHPDAPLVVHPECPDYVVELADKVASTGGIIRFSKETRAKKIIVGTEEGIIYRLKKENPDKDFLLLSREMVCRDMKKITLTKVLKALKELKPVVAVNENIRIGALKAIEKMFEI; encoded by the coding sequence ATGGAAAGGATATCAGATTTAAAAGAAGAAATAACATTGTTAAAGAAAAAGGCAAATGCTGTAATTCTCGCACATAATTATCAAACAGGGGCTATTCAAGATATTGCTGATTTTGTAGGGGATTCTTTAGAATTGAGCCGGATAGCTTCAGGGGTTTCTGCTGATATAATAATTTTCTGCGGTGTTTATTTTATGGCAGAAACCGCTGCAATTCTCTCCCCGGAAAAAAAGGTGATTCTTCCGGAAATTTCTGCAGGATGCCCTCTGGCTGATATGATTACAGTAGGAGAACTGAGGTCAAAAAAACAAAAATATCCCGGGGCTAAAGTTGTGTGTTATGTAAATTCTCCGGCTGTAATTAAGGCAGAAAGCGATATATGCTGTACATCGGCAAATGCCGTAGAGGTTGTAAATAGTTTAAAAGAAGAAGAAGTAATATTCATACCTGATAGAAATCTGGCTCACTATGTATCAAAACACACCGATAAAAAAATAATACCACCGAACGGCTATTGCCCCGTTCATAATGATATATCAAAGGAAGATGTAAAAATTATGAAAGAAAAGCATCCGGATGCCCCTTTAGTTGTCCATCCGGAATGCCCGGATTATGTAGTAGAATTAGCCGATAAAGTAGCCAGCACAGGTGGTATTATACGGTTTTCAAAAGAAACAAGGGCTAAAAAGATAATTGTTGGCACTGAAGAGGGGATTATCTACAGGTTGAAAAAGGAAAACCCCGATAAAGATTTCCTTCTTTTATCACGGGAAATGGTATGCAGGGATATGAAAAAAATAACCCTTACAAAGGTTTTGAAGGCGTTAAAAGAACTAAAGCCTGTTGTTGCGGTAAATGAAAATATTAGAATCGGGGCTTTAAAAGCTATCGAAAAAATGTTTGAAATATAA
- the nadB gene encoding L-aspartate oxidase, which translates to MFTDYVFDCDYNGCQKIFTDFVVVGSGIAGAFTALKLSEKARVIIVSKGRLTETNSTKAQGGIACALSPGDSGDLHYKDTIEAGAGLCNTESVRALVEDSSRRIKELLDLGVNFDKNSKGELVLAKEGAHSCARILRSGGDSIGKGILSVLIERIKSNKNIEIYENTFCTDLLHYGDRVCGVLSVDKKSGCPLAFIAKGVILATGGIAQVYKYSTNWSGATGDGIAMAFRAGAPVVDMEFVQFHPTALLKRDGEVFLISEAVRGEGGILINKTGERFMQLYHRDAELAPRDVVSRGIFKEMLKTNCDKVFLDITHKSREFLKSRFPTIFTMCYNSGIDISKEFIPVSPAAHYSMGGIMTNIYGETGIKGLFAVGETSCNGVHGANRLASNSLLDCIVFGARCAEKALQYYSEDFINPEESYNFRHPDRSYWRCLGKRKHHLTGEIRKTLKEIMTKNVGIIRDQKGLKTACDFIRSRIITSKFDCWEDIETLNMLLVSYFVTLSAIIRKESRGAHYREDYPAMMKEWEKHIILQKRGDRIEVTTAYNR; encoded by the coding sequence ATGTTTACTGATTATGTATTTGATTGCGATTATAACGGCTGTCAGAAAATATTTACTGATTTTGTCGTTGTAGGAAGTGGTATAGCAGGGGCTTTTACGGCATTAAAACTGAGCGAAAAAGCCAGAGTAATTATTGTTTCAAAAGGAAGGCTTACAGAAACAAATTCTACCAAGGCTCAGGGAGGGATTGCATGTGCCTTATCACCGGGTGATTCAGGTGACCTTCATTATAAAGATACCATAGAAGCCGGCGCAGGGCTCTGCAATACGGAAAGTGTAAGAGCACTGGTAGAAGATTCTTCCCGGAGAATTAAGGAACTTCTTGATTTAGGGGTGAATTTTGATAAGAACTCAAAAGGTGAACTCGTCCTTGCAAAAGAGGGGGCACACAGCTGTGCAAGGATTCTCAGGTCAGGAGGAGATTCTATCGGAAAGGGAATTTTAAGTGTACTGATCGAACGAATTAAATCAAATAAAAATATTGAAATATATGAGAATACGTTCTGCACAGATTTATTACACTACGGGGATAGGGTTTGCGGTGTATTATCTGTTGATAAAAAAAGTGGGTGTCCCCTGGCCTTCATTGCTAAGGGTGTAATTCTAGCCACCGGGGGGATTGCGCAGGTCTATAAATATTCTACAAACTGGTCGGGTGCTACAGGGGATGGGATAGCTATGGCTTTTCGAGCGGGAGCCCCTGTAGTAGATATGGAATTTGTCCAGTTTCATCCTACAGCCTTATTGAAGCGGGATGGAGAAGTATTTTTGATTTCTGAGGCTGTAAGGGGAGAAGGGGGAATTTTAATCAACAAGACTGGAGAAAGATTCATGCAGTTGTATCACCGCGATGCAGAACTTGCACCAAGGGATGTGGTATCAAGGGGAATCTTCAAGGAAATGCTTAAAACAAATTGTGATAAAGTGTTTCTTGATATAACCCATAAAAGCAGAGAATTTCTTAAAAGCAGGTTCCCAACTATTTTTACAATGTGTTATAATTCCGGTATAGATATTTCAAAGGAATTCATCCCTGTATCACCTGCCGCCCATTACTCTATGGGAGGGATAATGACCAATATATACGGAGAAACCGGTATTAAGGGCCTTTTTGCTGTTGGGGAAACTTCTTGCAATGGTGTGCATGGTGCAAATCGGTTGGCCAGCAATTCCCTTCTTGACTGTATCGTATTTGGTGCCAGGTGTGCAGAAAAAGCCCTTCAATATTATTCCGAAGATTTTATTAATCCAGAAGAATCGTATAATTTCCGGCATCCGGATAGAAGTTATTGGAGATGTTTGGGTAAGCGTAAGCATCATTTAACCGGTGAAATCCGAAAAACGCTAAAAGAGATAATGACCAAAAATGTCGGGATTATCAGAGATCAGAAGGGGCTGAAAACGGCTTGTGATTTCATTAGATCCCGAATAATTACCTCAAAATTTGATTGCTGGGAAGATATTGAGACATTGAATATGCTCCTTGTTTCCTACTTCGTAACACTTTCGGCGATAATAAGAAAAGAAAGCAGAGGAGCTCATTATAGGGAAGACTATCCTGCAATGATGAAAGAGTGGGAAAAACATATAATTTTGCAGAAGAGGGGTGATAGGATTGAAGTTACAACAGCATATAATCGATGA
- the nadC gene encoding carboxylating nicotinate-nucleotide diphosphorylase yields the protein MKLQQHIIDEIIKNALKEDLGTIGDITTDNLISDDIIVEGEFVSKEEGILAGIEIAERVFNIIGNEKILLSWEIKDGEKFLPYTVIGKIKGPALYILKGERVALNFLQRLSGIATKTRILSKMIGDYRCRITDTRKTTPGLRVLEKYAVFIGGGVNHRFGLYDAVLIKDNHIKACGGIYKCVTKLKHTLSHVNKIEVEAETLEDVEEALKAGADIIMLDNMDIETMKKAVAMIKGKAVIEASGNINEYNLKEVAAVGVDYISIGALTHSYKSIDISLKFR from the coding sequence TTGAAGTTACAACAGCATATAATCGATGAGATTATAAAAAATGCTTTAAAGGAAGATTTAGGAACTATAGGGGATATAACTACGGATAATCTTATAAGCGACGACATTATAGTTGAGGGTGAGTTTGTATCAAAAGAAGAAGGCATATTAGCAGGCATAGAGATTGCCGAACGGGTTTTTAATATTATCGGTAATGAAAAGATATTACTTTCATGGGAAATAAAAGATGGTGAGAAATTCCTTCCCTATACGGTTATAGGCAAGATAAAAGGCCCTGCCTTATATATTTTAAAAGGAGAAAGGGTTGCCCTTAATTTCCTTCAACGGCTGTCAGGTATTGCTACAAAAACCCGTATTTTAAGTAAAATGATCGGGGACTATAGATGCAGAATTACGGATACAAGGAAAACTACCCCCGGTTTAAGGGTTTTAGAAAAGTATGCGGTTTTTATAGGAGGAGGGGTTAATCATAGGTTCGGTCTATATGATGCCGTATTAATAAAAGATAATCACATTAAGGCCTGTGGTGGAATCTATAAATGCGTAACTAAGCTGAAGCACACCCTGTCTCACGTAAATAAGATTGAAGTAGAAGCTGAGACTTTGGAAGATGTAGAAGAAGCTTTAAAAGCCGGAGCCGATATAATTATGTTAGATAATATGGATATTGAGACTATGAAAAAGGCAGTAGCAATGATAAAAGGGAAGGCAGTAATTGAAGCTTCGGGGAATATAAATGAATACAACTTAAAGGAAGTGGCAGCTGTTGGTGTCGATTATATATCAATCGGTGCTTTAACCCATAGTTATAAATCTATAGATATTTCATTGAAATTTAGATAG
- a CDS encoding Na/Pi cotransporter family protein — protein sequence MNMETFFSLLGGLGLFIYGMKSMGEGLQKATGDSLKRLLEFLTNNRILGVIVGVIVTALIQSSSATTVMVVGFVNAGLMTLKQATGVIMGANIGTTVTAQLIAFKLTDLALPAIGIGVGLNMFSKKRQLKYMGQILLGFGLLFTGMKIMEGSLKPIAKLPGFSDLMTAFSAHPILGVITGFLLTALVQSSSATIGILQALAFSGNINLNIALPILFGDNIGTCVTALLSSMGANITAKRAALIHLFFNLIGTIIFLILLPAVIPIVMKTSLDPVRQIANAHTMFNIANTVIQLPFAGLLVALVTKLIPGHEPLIERGLKFLDKRLLNTPAVAFGQVTKEIVRMAKLAEENLKDSIEVFLNFNHHTVHNIYKKEEVINELEREITKFVSELSRTSLNNSQLNKITGYYNILNDIERVGDHAKNIIELAEFKDERNLPFSEMAINELNLMFNKVKTIFNYAIKSFETGNISLAEEVLTHEDEIDEMEECLRMHHIERLNKGLCYPSSGVIYLDIISNLERIGDHSTNIAHTVIDDF from the coding sequence ATGAATATGGAGACATTTTTTTCGTTACTGGGAGGATTGGGGCTGTTTATTTATGGAATGAAATCAATGGGAGAAGGTCTCCAGAAGGCAACGGGAGATAGTTTAAAAAGGCTTCTTGAATTTTTAACTAACAACAGAATCCTCGGAGTCATTGTGGGTGTTATAGTTACTGCTTTAATTCAAAGCAGTAGTGCCACAACCGTAATGGTAGTAGGTTTTGTAAATGCCGGCCTCATGACTTTAAAACAGGCTACCGGTGTTATCATGGGAGCCAATATCGGGACCACGGTAACCGCTCAATTAATCGCTTTTAAGTTGACTGATTTGGCCCTCCCTGCAATAGGCATCGGTGTAGGGCTTAATATGTTCTCTAAAAAGAGACAACTAAAGTATATGGGTCAAATTCTCTTAGGTTTCGGCTTGTTGTTTACCGGGATGAAAATAATGGAAGGTTCTTTGAAACCTATAGCGAAGCTTCCGGGGTTTTCTGACCTTATGACGGCCTTTTCTGCACATCCTATTTTAGGGGTTATTACAGGATTCTTGCTCACGGCTCTTGTTCAAAGCAGCAGTGCTACAATTGGTATCCTGCAGGCTTTAGCCTTTTCAGGTAATATAAACCTAAACATCGCCCTTCCGATACTGTTCGGCGATAACATAGGAACATGTGTAACAGCCCTTCTTTCAAGTATGGGAGCAAATATTACAGCCAAGAGAGCTGCACTGATCCATTTGTTTTTTAATTTAATAGGTACTATAATATTTTTAATACTCCTACCGGCCGTTATCCCTATTGTTATGAAGACGTCTCTCGACCCTGTGCGCCAAATTGCTAATGCCCATACTATGTTTAATATAGCAAATACCGTAATCCAACTGCCTTTTGCAGGGCTTTTGGTTGCATTAGTCACTAAATTAATTCCGGGGCACGAGCCTTTAATTGAACGGGGTTTGAAATTTCTGGACAAGCGTTTATTAAATACCCCGGCTGTTGCATTCGGTCAGGTAACAAAAGAGATTGTGAGAATGGCCAAACTGGCAGAAGAAAACCTCAAAGATTCTATTGAAGTGTTTTTAAACTTTAACCATCATACTGTCCATAATATTTATAAGAAGGAAGAAGTTATAAATGAATTAGAAAGAGAAATAACGAAATTTGTATCCGAACTCTCCCGCACTTCATTAAACAACAGTCAGTTAAATAAAATTACCGGATATTATAATATTTTAAACGATATTGAAAGAGTAGGTGACCATGCAAAGAATATAATTGAACTTGCTGAATTTAAAGATGAAAGAAACCTTCCTTTCTCAGAAATGGCCATAAATGAATTAAATTTAATGTTCAATAAAGTAAAAACTATATTCAACTATGCTATAAAATCCTTTGAAACAGGTAATATATCCCTTGCCGAAGAGGTGCTGACCCATGAAGATGAAATAGATGAAATGGAAGAATGCCTGAGGATGCATCATATTGAACGGTTGAACAAAGGTTTATGTTATCCTAGTTCTGGGGTTATATATCTCGACATTATCAGCAACCTGGAAAGGATCGGAGATCACTCTACAAATATAGCCCATACGGTAATCGATGATTTTTAA